In Halorientalis sp. LT38, a genomic segment contains:
- a CDS encoding ABC transporter ATP-binding protein yields MTAIETDGLTKRYGDVDALVDLSLTVPEGELFALLGPNGSGKTTTIEILTGQLEPTSGSAAVLGHDPVADPLAVRRSVGILPEREDPPSFLTPREYLQFVGSVRDLSDVSDRIEEWAARFEFADLLDTLATDLSEGERQRVMLAAAFVHEPDLVFIDEPLVNLDPLMQEQIKGHFREYVDRGNTVFLSTHFIEVAEELCTSVAIVSDGRLVAERDPRSLAEGERLLDVFREEVTAAGATDGAAEPVQHR; encoded by the coding sequence ATGACCGCTATCGAGACCGACGGGCTCACGAAGCGCTACGGCGACGTCGACGCGCTGGTCGACCTGTCGCTGACGGTCCCCGAGGGCGAACTGTTCGCCCTCCTCGGCCCGAACGGCTCGGGCAAGACCACCACCATCGAGATCCTCACCGGCCAGCTCGAACCAACCTCGGGCAGCGCCGCGGTGCTGGGCCACGACCCCGTCGCCGACCCCCTCGCCGTCCGCCGGTCGGTCGGCATCCTCCCCGAACGCGAGGACCCGCCGAGTTTCCTCACGCCGCGGGAGTACCTGCAGTTCGTCGGCAGCGTCCGCGACCTCTCGGACGTCTCCGACCGCATCGAGGAGTGGGCAGCCCGGTTCGAGTTCGCCGACCTGCTCGATACCCTCGCGACGGACCTCTCGGAGGGCGAACGCCAGCGCGTGATGCTCGCCGCCGCGTTCGTCCACGAACCCGATCTGGTGTTCATCGACGAACCCCTCGTGAACCTCGATCCGCTGATGCAGGAACAGATCAAGGGCCACTTCCGGGAGTACGTCGACCGGGGCAACACCGTCTTCCTCTCGACGCACTTCATCGAGGTGGCCGAGGAACTCTGTACGAGCGTCGCCATCGTGAGCGACGGCCGCCTCGTCGCCGAGCGCGACCCCCGGTCGCTCGCCGAGGGCGAGCGCCTGCTCGACGTGTTCCGCGAGGAAGTGACCGCCGCGGGCGCGACCGACGGCGCCGCCGAACCGGTCCAGCACCGATGA
- a CDS encoding HAD-IIA family hydrolase: MTYRGAVLDLDGTIYRGGERLPGAAETVAALRDRDVSVCCCSNNPTKSRSAYVERLAEMGVEVTEAEIVSAGTVTAEYLAEHHAADDVFLVGDDGLREQLEAAGLSLVADATDADVLVASWDRGFDYGSMIAGLRGLEDPSTVFLGTDPDRTVPTAGGKSVPGSGAIIGAVAATADRDPDRVLGKPSPETVDAVTAALGVPAEDCLLVGDRLDTDVAMGERAGMTTVLVLTGVTDREDVAASEVTPDYVVESIADVPDLLD, from the coding sequence ATGACATACCGCGGCGCGGTCCTCGACCTCGACGGGACGATCTACCGGGGCGGCGAACGCCTGCCCGGGGCGGCCGAAACCGTGGCGGCGCTCCGCGACCGCGACGTCTCCGTGTGCTGTTGTTCGAACAACCCGACGAAGTCGCGGTCGGCCTACGTCGAGCGCCTCGCCGAGATGGGCGTCGAAGTGACCGAAGCCGAGATCGTCTCCGCCGGGACCGTCACCGCCGAGTACCTCGCCGAACACCACGCGGCGGACGACGTCTTCCTCGTCGGCGACGACGGCCTGCGCGAGCAGTTGGAGGCCGCCGGCCTCTCGCTGGTCGCGGACGCGACCGACGCGGACGTGCTCGTCGCCTCCTGGGACCGCGGGTTCGACTACGGCTCGATGATCGCCGGCCTCCGCGGGCTCGAGGACCCGTCGACGGTCTTCCTCGGGACCGATCCCGATCGGACCGTCCCGACCGCCGGGGGAAAGTCGGTCCCCGGATCGGGCGCGATCATCGGCGCGGTGGCCGCCACCGCCGACCGCGACCCCGACCGCGTGCTGGGCAAGCCCTCGCCGGAGACCGTCGACGCCGTCACCGCGGCGCTGGGCGTGCCGGCCGAGGACTGTCTCCTCGTCGGCGACCGCCTCGACACCGACGTGGCGATGGGCGAGCGCGCGGGGATGACGACCGTGCTCGTCCTGACCGGCGTCACCGACCGCGAGGACGTGGCCGCGAGCGAGGTGACGCCCGACTACGTGGTCGAGAGCATCGCGGACGTCCCCGACCTGCTCGACTGA
- a CDS encoding metal-dependent hydrolase, whose amino-acid sequence MFLGHGLFAFALVALGGRAVGWSAERALWLGALAGAFATAPDIDMLYAPVGLLGGASGVFDAVRSFWGASTVVHRSVTHSLPLGVAAAVAYALLAVRYRSAASRLTGVGTSALGLGLLCGLVATAWAVSGALDAVVVGLFVLAGLAVTHVAAARGVSPRMVGTTALIGLLTHPFGDLLTGEPPAMLYPFDVTLFAERVTLHPDPTLHLLGAFAVELATIWLAAYAVFSLTDRRFREHLSPRAGVGAGYAVAALAIPAPTLSGSYQFVFSVLSLSMVGWVGTRRYAGGRLPFGRVRPSLSNWPTALVTGLTAVTLAAAAYAVAYLVV is encoded by the coding sequence ATGTTTCTCGGGCACGGACTGTTCGCGTTCGCCCTCGTGGCCCTCGGCGGTCGTGCCGTCGGGTGGTCCGCCGAGCGCGCACTCTGGCTCGGCGCCCTCGCCGGCGCCTTCGCCACCGCGCCCGATATCGACATGCTGTACGCCCCGGTCGGACTCCTCGGGGGCGCGAGCGGCGTCTTCGACGCCGTCCGGTCGTTCTGGGGGGCCAGCACCGTCGTCCACCGGTCGGTGACCCACTCGCTCCCTCTCGGAGTCGCCGCCGCCGTCGCCTACGCCCTCCTGGCGGTCCGCTACCGGTCCGCCGCGTCCCGACTGACGGGTGTGGGCACCTCCGCGCTCGGCCTCGGCCTGCTCTGCGGCCTCGTCGCGACCGCCTGGGCCGTCTCAGGCGCCCTCGACGCGGTCGTGGTCGGCCTGTTCGTCCTGGCCGGCCTGGCCGTCACCCACGTCGCCGCCGCTCGCGGCGTGAGTCCCCGGATGGTCGGGACGACGGCGTTGATCGGCCTCCTCACGCACCCGTTCGGCGATCTGCTGACCGGCGAGCCGCCGGCGATGCTCTACCCCTTCGACGTCACGCTGTTCGCCGAGCGCGTGACCCTCCACCCGGATCCGACGCTGCACCTGCTCGGGGCCTTCGCCGTGGAACTGGCGACGATCTGGCTCGCCGCGTACGCGGTCTTCTCCCTCACAGACAGGCGGTTCCGCGAGCACCTCAGCCCCCGGGCCGGGGTCGGCGCGGGCTACGCCGTCGCGGCGCTGGCCATCCCGGCGCCCACGCTCTCGGGTTCGTACCAGTTCGTGTTCTCGGTGCTGTCGCTGTCGATGGTCGGGTGGGTCGGGACGCGTCGGTACGCCGGCGGCCGACTCCCCTTCGGACGGGTCCGCCCGTCGCTATCGAACTGGCCCACGGCCCTGGTGACCGGCCTGACCGCCGTGACGCTGGCCGCCGCCGCGTACGCGGTCGCGTATCTCGTCGTGTGA
- a CDS encoding pyridoxal-phosphate-dependent aminotransferase family protein, which yields MERPEVGELAPPDRLLMGPGPSDVHPRVLRAMSTTLVGHLDPAFVEIMDDVQDLLRYVFRTDNQWTIPVSGTGSASMEAAVANLTEPGDTVLVPGNGYFGERMAAMVERAGGEAVFVEAPWGEPLDPADVAAAFDQYQPDILGFVHAETSTGALQPQVSELTSIAHEHDALVIADTVTSLGGVELRVDEWGIDVAYSADQKCLSCPPGASPLTLNDRAMDKVLGRETPVRSWYLDLSLLQEYWGDERAYHHTAPITNVYALREALRLVAEEGIENRWERHTRVAGALKAGVESMGLELNPDEDWWLPSLNAVRLPAGVSDDDVIEPLLDEHGIEIAGGLGALSGDVLRIGCMGHSARAENVLALVGALGSTLEDVGADVNADAGLNATRRALRR from the coding sequence ATGGAGCGACCGGAGGTCGGGGAACTAGCGCCGCCCGACAGGTTACTGATGGGTCCCGGGCCGAGCGACGTCCACCCCCGCGTGTTGCGGGCGATGAGTACGACGCTCGTGGGACATCTCGATCCCGCGTTCGTCGAGATCATGGACGACGTGCAGGACCTCCTGCGGTACGTCTTCCGGACGGACAACCAGTGGACGATCCCGGTCAGCGGGACCGGGTCGGCGTCGATGGAGGCCGCCGTCGCGAACCTCACCGAACCGGGCGACACCGTCCTCGTCCCCGGGAACGGCTACTTCGGGGAGCGCATGGCCGCCATGGTCGAGCGCGCGGGCGGGGAAGCCGTCTTCGTCGAAGCCCCGTGGGGCGAACCGCTCGATCCGGCGGACGTCGCGGCCGCCTTCGACCAGTACCAGCCCGACATCCTCGGGTTCGTCCACGCGGAGACCAGCACCGGGGCGCTGCAACCGCAGGTGTCGGAACTGACGAGTATCGCCCACGAACACGACGCCCTCGTGATCGCCGACACGGTCACCTCGCTGGGCGGCGTCGAGTTGCGCGTCGACGAGTGGGGCATCGACGTCGCCTACTCGGCCGACCAGAAGTGCCTCTCCTGTCCGCCGGGCGCCAGCCCGCTCACGCTCAACGACCGGGCGATGGACAAGGTGCTGGGCCGGGAGACGCCGGTCCGATCCTGGTATCTCGATCTCTCCTTGCTCCAGGAGTACTGGGGCGACGAGCGGGCCTACCACCACACGGCGCCGATCACGAACGTCTACGCGCTGCGGGAGGCCCTGCGACTGGTGGCCGAAGAGGGCATCGAGAACCGCTGGGAGCGCCACACTCGCGTCGCTGGCGCGCTGAAAGCCGGGGTCGAGTCGATGGGGCTCGAACTCAACCCCGACGAGGACTGGTGGCTGCCGAGCCTGAACGCCGTGCGCCTCCCCGCGGGCGTGAGCGACGACGACGTGATCGAACCGCTGCTCGACGAGCACGGGATCGAGATCGCGGGCGGACTCGGCGCGCTCTCGGGAGACGTCCTCCGTATCGGTTGCATGGGCCACAGCGCCCGCGCGGAGAACGTGCTGGCGCTCGTCGGCGCACTCGGCAGTACGCTGGAGGACGTAGGCGCGGACGTAAACGCGGACGCGGGGTTGAACGCGACCCGCCGTGCGCTCAGGCGCTGA
- a CDS encoding DUF7116 family protein, with protein sequence MATVTTPLAEKAEAIFTDLGYVVERDGSELRAERKWRVVNVTPVDEPATPHESGEFQCLVTWRKKASAVRDRLERRDPDYEWAVIGVEEDGEYEVCHAPGAEVSA encoded by the coding sequence ATGGCGACTGTTACCACGCCACTAGCCGAGAAGGCAGAGGCGATTTTCACCGACCTCGGATACGTCGTCGAACGCGATGGGAGCGAGTTACGGGCAGAACGCAAGTGGCGCGTCGTGAACGTCACACCGGTCGACGAACCGGCGACGCCACACGAATCGGGCGAGTTCCAGTGTCTTGTTACCTGGCGAAAGAAAGCGTCGGCCGTCCGGGACCGGCTAGAGCGGCGGGACCCGGACTACGAGTGGGCGGTCATCGGAGTCGAAGAGGACGGCGAGTACGAGGTCTGCCACGCGCCCGGCGCAGAAGTCAGCGCCTGA
- a CDS encoding DUF5816 domain-containing protein: MEARTTEDGEQLYVATEEAERGSKGPFFVVYTTQERADRWGYFCANCETFDNAMDSMGRIQCNVCSNIRKADEWDAAHE, encoded by the coding sequence ATGGAAGCCCGGACGACCGAGGACGGAGAGCAACTCTACGTCGCCACCGAGGAAGCAGAGCGCGGGTCGAAAGGCCCCTTCTTCGTGGTCTACACCACGCAGGAGCGTGCGGACCGCTGGGGCTACTTCTGCGCGAACTGCGAGACCTTCGACAACGCCATGGACTCGATGGGGCGCATCCAGTGCAACGTCTGCAGCAACATCCGCAAGGCCGACGAGTGGGACGCCGCCCACGAGTGA
- a CDS encoding bifunctional metallophosphatase/5'-nucleotidase yields the protein MPARLLHYSDLENAYDDPDRIGRLAGLVDSLSGPDTAVVGTGDNTAPGVLSMVAEGHQALDFFDAVSPDADTFGNHDFDYGLDATTDIVRESPQTWVSANVRDGDGRFAADAGVVPRTIIEADGARVGLTGVTDPKTGSMCPGAADLTFTDPVAAVRREADRLRDEGVDAVVVLSHLGSGDDELARETDVDAILGGHVHEHRVDRIDGTVLTRPGANGHRVLEVDLETGTVERHEVADAPLDESVADGMARRRREAGLDEVVGRVEDPISRDRELKHAGECRIGNFVADAYRWAADADVGLQNSGGIREGPPLEGAITVADLISVVPFDEPVTVAAVTGDELRQLCREADGEHVQGLADRWHAHVSGLTVVRNGSGVERVRVDGEAVDPESTYSVATTDYLFHTDHEFPVLDDRHRGERLSTQYQVLAAYARARGIDPAVEGRIRRADD from the coding sequence ATGCCGGCCCGGTTGCTCCACTACTCGGATCTAGAGAACGCCTACGACGACCCCGACCGGATCGGCCGCCTCGCCGGACTCGTCGACTCGCTGTCCGGCCCCGATACGGCGGTCGTCGGGACGGGGGACAACACCGCTCCGGGCGTCCTTTCGATGGTCGCCGAGGGGCACCAGGCACTGGACTTCTTCGACGCCGTCTCGCCCGACGCCGACACGTTCGGCAACCACGACTTCGACTACGGGCTCGACGCGACCACGGATATCGTCCGCGAGTCCCCGCAGACCTGGGTGAGTGCGAACGTCCGGGACGGGGACGGCCGCTTCGCCGCCGACGCTGGCGTCGTCCCCCGAACGATTATCGAAGCCGACGGCGCCCGCGTGGGGCTGACCGGCGTCACCGACCCGAAGACAGGCTCCATGTGTCCCGGCGCGGCCGATCTGACGTTCACCGATCCGGTCGCGGCGGTCCGCCGCGAGGCCGACCGCCTGCGGGACGAGGGCGTCGACGCGGTCGTCGTCCTCTCGCACCTGGGCTCCGGCGACGACGAACTGGCCCGCGAGACCGACGTGGACGCCATCCTCGGCGGCCACGTCCACGAACACCGGGTCGACCGGATCGACGGGACGGTCCTCACCCGGCCCGGCGCGAACGGGCATCGCGTGCTCGAAGTGGACCTCGAAACCGGGACCGTCGAGCGCCACGAGGTCGCGGACGCACCCCTCGACGAGTCGGTCGCCGACGGGATGGCGCGCCGCCGGAGAGAGGCAGGCCTCGACGAGGTGGTCGGCCGCGTCGAGGACCCCATCTCCCGGGACCGGGAACTGAAACACGCGGGCGAGTGCCGGATCGGGAACTTCGTGGCGGACGCCTACCGCTGGGCCGCCGACGCGGACGTCGGCCTGCAAAATAGCGGCGGGATCCGCGAGGGGCCACCCCTCGAGGGAGCGATCACGGTCGCGGACCTGATCAGCGTCGTCCCCTTCGACGAGCCAGTGACGGTGGCCGCGGTCACCGGCGACGAACTCCGCCAGCTCTGCCGGGAGGCCGACGGCGAGCACGTCCAGGGCCTGGCCGACCGCTGGCACGCACACGTCAGCGGCCTCACCGTCGTCAGGAACGGCAGCGGCGTCGAACGCGTGCGCGTCGACGGCGAAGCGGTCGACCCCGAATCGACCTACTCCGTCGCGACCACCGACTACCTGTTTCACACCGACCACGAGTTCCCGGTCCTCGACGACCGCCACCGCGGCGAGCGCCTGTCGACCCAGTACCAGGTGCTGGCCGCCTACGCGAGAGCGCGCGGGATCGACCCGGCGGTCGAGGGACGGATCCGCCGAGCCGACGACTGA
- a CDS encoding universal stress protein, translated as MTQVVVPVRYPLTKHSKATLREAVEIAREEDASLTVLHVNLYHNSKGISRGELKRAVEAAIDDLPQVRYVVRTGLLVEETILNEVADQRADVVVIGRKQASRWRKMVRRLIDDPDIERFLQEELDAKVVTV; from the coding sequence ATGACGCAGGTCGTCGTGCCGGTGCGATATCCGCTCACCAAGCACTCCAAAGCCACGCTCCGCGAAGCCGTCGAGATCGCTCGGGAGGAAGACGCGTCGCTGACCGTCCTCCACGTCAACCTCTACCACAACTCGAAGGGCATCTCCCGCGGCGAGCTAAAACGCGCCGTCGAGGCGGCGATCGACGATCTGCCGCAGGTGCGCTACGTGGTCCGGACGGGCCTGCTCGTCGAGGAGACCATCCTGAACGAGGTGGCCGACCAGCGTGCCGACGTCGTCGTCATCGGGCGCAAGCAGGCCAGCCGCTGGCGCAAGATGGTCCGTCGGCTGATCGACGATCCGGACATCGAGCGGTTCCTCCAGGAGGAACTCGACGCGAAGGTCGTCACGGTCTGA
- a CDS encoding mechanosensitive ion channel family protein: MAQVATPPPGGPAPAPEPTQTPGDLTQTATNQSVENMIPTEWLPFAVPGWALDVFATFLILLLAWTVSRLVVSMFGRRISRRFRRPSITQMILSAIRAGIFGLAILAILPIYGVSLGNIGLSVAVFSAVIGVILAPIVGSIISGMFLLADQPYEIGDMVELVDTGERGFVDDITLRYTKIITLDNTFLVVPNGEIRSRDVVNYSAEDARTRQSLDIVVTYEGDLPEARDLAERAAKQVDRVIEGGPDIRVGSARYPAAPTCYIENFGDHGVLLRLRYWVEEPYKLLATRSRVQTNVWSRLADADVEIAYPHQHHVFDETSGQVDVSVGPPKRRPGRDESQRSTIGTADAGGENAPVGENAPVGENAPVGENAPVGENAPGDEPPDGPDDAA, from the coding sequence ATGGCCCAGGTCGCGACGCCGCCGCCGGGCGGGCCGGCCCCGGCACCGGAGCCCACCCAGACGCCGGGGGACCTGACGCAGACCGCGACGAACCAATCGGTCGAGAACATGATCCCCACCGAGTGGCTCCCGTTCGCGGTCCCGGGGTGGGCGCTGGATGTCTTCGCGACGTTCCTGATCTTGCTTCTGGCCTGGACCGTCTCGAGACTCGTCGTGTCGATGTTCGGCCGCCGCATCTCGCGGCGGTTCCGCCGGCCCAGCATCACGCAGATGATCCTCAGCGCCATCCGGGCGGGGATCTTCGGGCTGGCGATCCTGGCCATCCTGCCGATCTACGGGGTGAGCCTCGGCAACATCGGCCTGTCCGTGGCCGTCTTCTCGGCGGTGATCGGTGTCATCCTGGCCCCCATCGTCGGCAGCATCATCAGCGGGATGTTCCTGCTGGCCGACCAGCCCTACGAGATCGGCGACATGGTCGAACTCGTCGACACGGGAGAGCGCGGGTTCGTCGACGACATCACCCTCCGCTACACCAAGATCATCACGCTCGACAACACCTTCCTGGTGGTCCCGAACGGCGAGATCCGGTCGCGAGACGTGGTCAACTACTCCGCCGAGGACGCCCGGACGCGCCAGTCGCTCGACATCGTCGTCACCTACGAGGGCGACCTCCCGGAGGCCAGGGACCTGGCGGAGCGAGCGGCGAAGCAGGTCGACCGCGTCATCGAGGGCGGCCCGGACATCCGCGTCGGGAGCGCCCGGTACCCGGCGGCGCCGACCTGTTACATCGAGAACTTCGGCGATCACGGGGTCCTGCTCAGGCTGCGCTACTGGGTCGAAGAGCCCTACAAGCTCCTGGCCACCCGTTCGCGCGTCCAGACGAACGTCTGGTCGCGGCTGGCCGACGCCGACGTCGAGATCGCCTACCCCCACCAGCACCACGTCTTCGACGAGACCAGCGGGCAGGTCGACGTGTCGGTCGGCCCGCCCAAGCGCCGGCCAGGGCGGGACGAGAGCCAGCGCAGCACGATCGGGACGGCAGACGCCGGCGGCGAGAACGCACCGGTCGGCGAGAACGCACCGGTCGGCGAGAACGCACCGGTCGGCGAGAACGCACCGGTCGGCGAGAACGCTCCCGGCGACGAGCCGCCCGACGGGCCGGACGACGCGGCCTGA
- a CDS encoding translation initiation factor eIF-2B — protein MIDETVEEIEQMQTHSSSVVAVKAASALRELTEGEYPTVEEFVVTLERNANALKRANPSHASLHNAQREIVSAVKDADADSVAAAQEALERAIDSVIERIENAKSEAAENAAEVFEDGMTILTHDYSSTVLEAVEIAAQEGTHLEVYVTEARPRYLGRKTARVLAGVDRIEPHLVVDGAAGHFLSECDRVVTGMSCIVEDTLYNRIGTYPIAAAADDADVPVTIVGSGAKIVDGGFAFENEIRSPSEVMREPAEGFTVENPAYDATPTRLLDTVVTDRGVREY, from the coding sequence ATGATAGACGAGACGGTCGAGGAGATCGAGCAGATGCAAACCCACTCCTCGTCGGTCGTGGCCGTGAAGGCCGCCAGCGCCCTCCGGGAGTTGACCGAGGGGGAGTACCCGACGGTCGAGGAGTTCGTCGTGACGCTCGAGCGAAACGCCAACGCGCTCAAGCGCGCCAACCCGTCCCACGCCTCCCTCCACAACGCCCAGCGGGAAATCGTCTCGGCGGTGAAAGACGCCGACGCCGATTCCGTCGCGGCGGCGCAGGAGGCCCTCGAACGGGCCATCGACAGCGTCATCGAGCGGATCGAGAACGCCAAGAGCGAGGCGGCCGAAAACGCCGCCGAGGTGTTCGAGGACGGGATGACGATCCTCACCCACGACTACTCCTCGACCGTGCTGGAGGCCGTGGAGATCGCGGCCCAGGAGGGGACCCACCTCGAAGTGTACGTCACCGAGGCCAGACCGCGCTACCTGGGACGCAAGACCGCGCGCGTGCTCGCCGGGGTCGACCGGATCGAGCCGCACCTGGTCGTCGACGGCGCGGCCGGCCACTTCCTCTCGGAGTGCGACCGCGTCGTCACCGGCATGTCCTGTATCGTCGAGGACACGCTCTACAACCGGATCGGCACCTACCCCATCGCGGCGGCGGCCGACGACGCCGACGTTCCCGTGACCATCGTCGGGTCGGGCGCGAAGATCGTCGACGGCGGCTTCGCGTTCGAGAACGAGATCCGGTCGCCGAGCGAGGTCATGCGCGAGCCGGCGGAGGGGTTCACCGTCGAGAATCCGGCCTACGACGCGACGCCGACGCGATTGCTCGACACGGTCGTCACCGACCGGGGCGTCCGGGAGTACTAG
- a CDS encoding DUF7522 family protein gives MPKSAANELVEFLDDRAGEYLRGAVHYSESDYEVLYLRDDVNERYTDETLAELFEYYREQNRAREREKPFDLGNDHCTVDFYDEAILFHFTQGDDVGTVITLDPGAGRDVNQFIVECLEQLHRNSPQRIDAAPDWIDG, from the coding sequence ATGCCCAAGTCGGCCGCCAACGAACTGGTCGAATTTCTCGACGATCGGGCGGGCGAGTACCTGCGCGGCGCAGTCCACTACTCCGAGAGCGACTACGAGGTCCTCTATCTGCGCGACGACGTGAACGAACGCTACACCGACGAGACGCTCGCGGAGCTGTTCGAGTACTACCGCGAGCAAAACAGGGCCCGGGAGCGCGAGAAACCGTTCGACCTGGGCAACGACCACTGCACCGTCGACTTCTACGACGAGGCGATCCTCTTCCACTTCACCCAGGGCGACGACGTGGGGACCGTGATCACGCTGGACCCCGGGGCTGGCCGCGACGTGAACCAGTTCATCGTGGAGTGCCTCGAACAGTTACACCGCAACTCACCACAGCGTATCGACGCAGCGCCGGACTGGATCGACGGGTGA
- a CDS encoding DUF1328 family protein, which translates to MLELAIAFAILAIVAGVLGAGGVAGLSMDIAKWLIIAFIILAVLSLVWPG; encoded by the coding sequence CTGCTCGAACTGGCGATCGCGTTCGCCATCCTCGCGATCGTCGCGGGTGTCCTCGGTGCCGGCGGCGTCGCCGGGCTGTCGATGGACATCGCCAAGTGGCTGATAATCGCGTTCATCATACTGGCCGTCCTCTCGCTGGTCTGGCCCGGGTGA
- a CDS encoding DUF1684 domain-containing protein: MTDDWAERLRANRDEKDRFFDEHRQSPIPPDERDDFDGLDYFPPDADYRVEATVTVHDEPDPVELETTDGRAIRYLRVVTFEFDLDGEPSELHGYRQEQGEGAIFVPFRDKTTGQQSYEKGRYMELEPDRELTDGDEITLDFNLAYSPFCAFSETFSCPLPPEENWLETTVEAGERAP; the protein is encoded by the coding sequence ATGACCGACGACTGGGCCGAGCGGCTCCGGGCGAACCGTGACGAGAAGGACCGCTTTTTCGACGAGCATCGCCAGTCCCCCATCCCGCCCGACGAGCGCGACGACTTCGACGGGCTGGACTACTTCCCGCCCGACGCCGACTACCGCGTCGAGGCGACCGTCACCGTCCACGACGAACCCGACCCCGTCGAGCTGGAGACGACCGACGGGCGGGCGATCCGGTACCTCCGCGTCGTCACTTTCGAGTTCGACCTCGACGGCGAGCCGTCCGAACTCCACGGCTACCGACAGGAACAGGGAGAAGGCGCCATCTTCGTCCCCTTCCGGGACAAGACCACCGGCCAGCAGAGCTACGAGAAGGGCCGCTACATGGAACTGGAACCCGACCGCGAACTGACCGACGGGGACGAGATCACGCTGGATTTCAACCTGGCATACTCCCCCTTCTGCGCCTTCAGTGAGACGTTCTCCTGCCCGCTCCCGCCCGAGGAGAACTGGCTGGAGACGACCGTCGAGGCCGGCGAGCGCGCGCCCTGA